The genomic segment GGCTTCTTTATTCTGCATGGCACATATTCCGGTACTTTATTGTTACCAGCTGAGATCTATGTTAATGAATTTTGCAAAGGTTTCAGGCAAGAATAAGGGTTATACATAAATAAGAATGTATAACCCTTATAAAGCTGTGTGATTATCACGATAAATAATTATCTGTTTTGTCCTACATTTTCATATTCACGCGCACCATTATCATCTTCAGGCCTGCGATCACGGTTAGGACTGTAATTATTTATATTATACTGAAAGGATAATGTAAATATCTGACTCTGAGGCTTGAAATTGTTAACAGCCGAGAAATTTGTGCCGAGGGTTTCATTTCTGAATCTCATTGCATTAAAGACGTCGTTTACTCTAAGACTGACAGATAATTTTCTTTCAAGGAAAGATTTCTTTAAGCCGAGATCGGAGAAAAACATTCCTTTGGAATTTCCCTGCGGAGTAACATTTTTCGACATATAAAAGCAGTTGAACTGAAGGTCCATATCCCAGCCGAGCATTATCATAGATGTAAGTCTTGCATTCCACACCCTGCTTGTACTTGTATTACTCAGGCCCGGTGTATTGGGATCGAACTTTGTTCCATAATAGCTGTATCCGCCATTAAGAGTCCACCATTTGAAAAGAGAGGTATACCCGTTAAACTCAATTCCATAGGAAGTAACACCGGCAATATTGCGGAAAGTAGAAACTGTTACATTGTTTTCATTAAGGTCTGTAAACTGGTTTATATTATCATGAACCCGTCTGTAGAACACGTTTGAAAACAGTGAGGACTGATTAACTATAAGGTTATGGCCGAATTCATATGAGTCTGTATATTCAGGTTTCAGATATGGATTTCCTGCCCATGCATTCTGGGGATCCATATATCTTATAAAAGGATTTATCATCTGAAGCGGAGGACGGTTAAGTCTTCTGCTATAGCTGAGTTTTAGTTCCTGTCCTTCTGAGAGTTCCTGTGAAAGATGAATAGTCGGTATAAATGAGAAATAATCCTTTTTATATTCATTATTCAGTGTCTGCTGAACTGAGCGTGTAAGTGCTTCTTCCAATCTTAATCCGGTCTGAAATTTGAATTTGTTTATTTGACCGGAATACATTACATAGGCAGCGTGGATCTGTTCCTTATAAAGAAAAGCGTTGCTCTGGCTGCGGTCGTTAACCCAGTTATTCACGCTGTAGTCGTAGTTCTCGACGTTGTAATTTAGGTTGCGTTCTCTGAAAATAACTTTATAACCCGATTCAAACTTACCCGCCTCACCGACCGGGGAAACAAAATCAGTCTTAAAGGAAATAAGCCTGTTGGAGTTATCGGAGTAAGTGTTTTGCTTTTCAGGTCCTGCTGAAAGATTCTGTGCCATGTATGTATTAAGAATATCCCTGTCTGTACTGTCGCTGTTAATTGATTTTGAAAAATAAAAGTCGGCAGTAAGTTCCTCATCAGGTTTATCAAATTTCTTCTTGTAATCCAGCGTATAGTCAAGTGACTGGCCATTGCTTTCCGAGTGGTTACGCGTTGTATAACCTGTGACAGAGGAGCCGGGCAGCAGCCCGTCGTTAACGCTCACGGCGGAGTGATTAAAATTGCCGCCTCCTAAATTGAAAAGCAAAGTTGTATTTAATGAATTCTGTTCATTTATGGAATAATCTGCTCCCAGCTTTAAGTTATGGGAAAATCCCCCGGATCTGCCGTTCATTTCCTGGTGCATGCTGCTGGTCCCCTCTGCAAGAGTAGTACGCCTGTCCAGTGTGGCGCTCATTCCTCTTGTGTTAAAGCGGTTGTCATAGCTACCGAAAATATTCCATTTATTCTGTCTGAAGTTCAAGTTAACAGAACTGCCGTAGTTATCCCTGGTACCGGCATTAGCCTGGATCATTCCGTTCCAGTTCATTTCAGCCTGTTTCTTCATTATAAGGTTAATGATGCCTGCTGTTCCGTCTGCATCATATTTAGCAGAAGGATTTGTTACTACTTCAATTTTTTCAATTGCGCTTGCCGGGATCTGCTCGAGCATTTTTGAGTCAGTTACACCTGAAGGGTGGCCATCCAGTAAAATGGTAAGGTTTGTGTTGCCCCTTAAGCTTACGTTATTATCCATGTCCACGCTTACGGAAGGGGTATTCTTTAGGACGTCTATAACCGAACCGCCAGCAGCAGGAAGTGTTTTTTCAACGTTAACCACCATTTTATCGATTGCAAATTCAACTGCGCCTTTCTGTGCCGTTACTTCAACGCCTTTTAGCTGCACAGATTTTTGTGAGATTTTGATTACTCCAAGATTAACCGAGAGCCTCTGCGGAGTAATAATCACCGAATCTTTTGTAAGAGTATTATAACCCATAAAGGATATTTTTACCTTAAAAGGTCCGAACGGTACTTTCTCAACAATAAACTTTCCCTGTATGTCGGAAATAGAACCTGTAATTACTTTAGGGTCATTATTCCTCATGACTGAGATAGTGGCATATTCAATAGGTTTTGACGTTACTGAATCTATAATGCTGCCGCTTATTGTTCCTGCAGCGTTAAATTGTCCATTTCCCCTTTGAAAATTCTGAGCGGAAAGACTTCCCGATATAAGCAGCACAAAAACAAAAAACAAAATAGTATATTTTTTCATGGTTCCTTTTTTTACCTGACTTCTTTTTGATCAATATGATAATTATATACGCCCCAATAACCTTTTTTTTCGTTGCAAATATAACTCCGGAATGGAATAAAATGCCTTTAAAAAGTAAATTAATATCTGATTAAATAACTCTTTGGATCTTTTGTGGGGAATCAGTAATTTAATTCAGGAACAACGGGGGCATAGCAGTCAGATGGACTTTTCAAGTAAAATACCAGAAAAAAAAGCGGTTGTTTATCTGGTGCTCTTTCCTTTCTTATGCTTAATCTTCGTTATGGAGTGAATTATGGCACAAAATCCCTACAAGCCGCTCCTCCGGAGCTCTATGGGTGGGGGTGAGGCTGCCATTGTCTACAGACAAGTCGTACCTCCGGTACTCTTAGGAAGAGCAAAGGATGCGGGCGAAATTTAATCAAATCCGGGCGAGCCGCCGCTCGCCATACAGCAATAAATGTTTCGTAATGCTATTCTATTATTCGGCGATGAAGTATTGTGGGAGCATGTTGGCTATACCTGTATGCGACCAGGCGCCGAAGACCTGGAACGGGATCAGCTCTTTTACGTTGCCTTTGCTATCCATAGTGATTTCGGGATATAACATCCTGAGCCAGGTGGTTTCGTGGTTGTATTCAATTCTCAGAAAGCCCTTAAATTTAAGCGTGTATTCATCCCCTTTTGATCTGCTGCTTTTGTAGATCAGGTCATCGGCATTTATTCTTTCCGAGCTCATGCCGGCGTAGTTCTGTGCTTTGGGATACTGGTCGAGATAAATCCTGTAGCCTTTTTCAAAATAGTCGTTTTCAATGAGGCTTTGAAGAAAGCGCTCGGTGGAAAGTTCGTAGGCTTTCATTCTGTTCTGCTTCCATTTAAGAGTGTCCTGAGGACTCTTTGGTGCAAGGAGTGAAAATCCGGGTTTTACAATGTAGTTTACCATCTGGTTTGCCCTGTCCCACGTAAAGTCTTCCAGTATGCAGTTCAGGCGGTAGCCCAGGGCATTATTTATAATTGTAACGGGCACTTTTGCTTTGGCCTTCAGTATGTCGAAGCTTTCCCACTTCAGATCTATCAGCTCTTTGTTTTCAATTTCACATTCCTCTGCAAAGGAGGATTTCCCAAGGAAGAGTCCGCGGAAAAGGTTGTAGTTGTTCCGCCATTCCTTCGGGTCTTCAGCCGTAACACTGATGCCCTCAAGGACATAAGTCGCGGGACTCATTTTGAAATCCTTCTTTTGCTGGCGTGCATTATCGAAATACATGACCTGGCTTTTTGTATTATAGCCTATTAGCGAGGCAACGACTTCGTACTGCCCTTCGTGTATGCCGGAAATCTTATAGTATCCGCTGTCGTTTGACATTGCCCCGAGGAGTGAGTTTGACAGGTATACGTTAACATTTGCAAGAGGCCTGCCTGATGCATCGTCAAAAACGCGGCCGCTCAAAGTGTAGCCTGTTTGAGCCATAATGCATGAAGAGAGCAAGCAAAGAGTAAAAAATGCAATTTTCATTAATTCCCCTGACTGTTGTATGAAAACTTAAGGCAGGCAGGACAAAAAATAAAGGGAAAACAGGATAATTTTTATGAGCGGAAAAATGGCTGTTTGAGCGGTAAAAGTTTCCGGGAGGCACCCCACAGGGACCTCCCGGATAAAAGTGATGTATTTAGACGGCAGCGCTTACGCTTTCGGCTAATTCCATTCCTCTTCTTAAGGCCTGCTCATTAAGAGGAATGAGGTGATGATATCTTTCTGGGAGCACTTTCTTAAGCCCTTTAAGGATATTATCCATTGCAATTATGGGTTTTTTCTTCAGGAAGGCACCAAGGACGATCATGTTCATGATCTTTGAATTATTCATCTTTGTTGCCTCATTGGCGGCTTCAATCGGGAGCACGTCAATGTCTTTCCTGGTGGGCGGATTAAGGATGGTGGAGGCCTCATAAATAAGAAGTCCGCCGGGCTTAACCGCCGACTCGAATTTGTCCAAAGAAGGCTGATTAAGCGCAATAACAGTATCGAACTTTGTAAGGATGGGCGAGCTAATAGGTGTATCGCTGATAATAGTGATACAGTTAGCTGTACCGCCGCGCATTTCAGGTCCGTAGGAAGGCATCCAGCTTACTTCCTTATCCTCCATTACGCCTGAATAGCAAAGGATCTGTCCCATTGAGAGCACACCCTGACCGCCGAAGCCTGCAATAATGATTTCTTCAGTCATTTTATTTCTCCTTATCGTTAGGTACTTTTAATTCGCCAAGCGGGTAGTAAGGAAGCATATTTTCTTCCAGCCACTTGTTAGCCTGAGATGGTGTCATCTTCCAGTTTGAAGGGCAATTAGAGACTATCTCAACAAAGCAGAGTCCCTTATTAAGCTTCTGGTATTCAAAGCTTTTAGTAATAGCCTTCTTAGCCTTCCTGACGTTATTTGGAGTATTAACGGCGCAGCGGGTTGCATAGTAAACGCCTGGCAGTGTAGCAACGATATCTGTAATTTTCAAGGGGTTACCCATTGTTTCGACGTCGCGGCCATAAGGAGAAGTAGTGGATTTCATTCCGGGCAGTGTAGTCGGGGCCATCTGACCTCCTGTCATGCCGTAGATGCCGTTATTTATGAAAACGATTAGTATATTTTCACCGCGGTTGCAGGTATGTATAGTCTCGGCGGTGCCGATAGCCGCAAGGTCGCCGTCGCCCTGGTATGAGAAGACGAATTTTTCGGGCAGAACTCTTTTAATACCTGTAGCCACAGCGCTGGCGCGTCCGTGGGCTGCTTCCTGCATATCGATATTGAGGTAGTTATAAGCAAACACGGCGCATCCGACCGGGGCGACGCCGACGGTCTGGCTTTGAATGCCGAGTTCATCGATAACCTCAGCAATAAGTTTATGAGCAACACCGTGTCCGCAGCCCGGGCAGTAGTGCATCGGGGTATCGGTGAGTGTGTCCGGTTTTTCATAGACCACGTTTTCCGGGCAGCAGATCACTTCTTCGTTAGCTGCGGCATCCAGAGTGGATTCTTCTAACATTGTTTTCTCGTTCATACCAATTCTCCCACAAATTTTTCTTCAATTTTAGCGAGAACTTCTTCAGGACTAGGGACGACGCCGCCCATTCTGCCGTGAAATTCTACTCTTGTTTTGCCGTTGACGGCGAGGCGCACGTCTTCGACCATCTGACCGGCATTCATTTCAACGTCCAGTATACCCTTTAATTTCGGGCTGGAAGAGAGTTTTGAAAGTGCCTCATAAGGGAACGGGAAGAGAGTCTGGGGTCTGAAGACGCCAACTTTAATTCCCTTTTCCTTTGCGAGCTGGGCTGCCTTCTGGCATATTCTGGCCACAAGGCCGAAAGCAGTAAGAATAATGTCGGCATCCTCGCAGTTAATTGCTTCAAATCTTATTTCCTCTTCTTCAATTGCCTTATATTTCTTCTGGAGGTGGAGGTTAATTTCTTCCATCTTATCGGGCTGTATATGAAGAGAAGTAATGATATTTCTTTCCCTGTCCTTAGGTTTTCCGACAGTAGCCCAGGGTTCAACCTTAGTTTTTCTAGGCTGCTGTTCGAAGAACTCGACTTTTTCCATCATCTGTCCCAGTGCGCCGTCGGCCAGGAGCATAACAGGGTTTTTCCATTTGAAAGCCAGCTCGAAGCTCAGGCGTACATAGTCCACCATTTCCTGCACGGTTGAAGGTGCCAGAACGATCATCTTATAGTCGCCGTGTCCGCCGCCCTTGACGGCCTGGAAGTAGTCGCCCTGAGAAGGCTGTATAGTTCCGAGACCAGGTCCACCCCTCATGACGTTAACGATAAGGCATGGCAGTTCAGCGCATGCGATATAGGAGATACCTTCCTGCATAAGGCTAATGCCAGGGCTGGAGGATGAGGTCATAGCAAGTTTACCAGTGCCAGCGGCTCCATAGACCATATTAATAGAAGCCACTTCACTTTCTGCCTGAAGCACAATCATACCGGTTCTTTTATTAGCTTCGGCGCTAAGATATTCCAGTACTTCTGATTGTGGTGTAATAGGATATCCGAAGTAAGCATCGCATCCGCTGCGTATTACAGCCTCAGCCAGTGCCTCATTTCCTTTCATAAGTTTTAATTCTTTCATTGCTGCACCGTCACTGTTATATCGTTAGTTACATTAGTTATTATTGCTACCGGTTCCTTTTTGTTCAAGGTTTTTCTGTAGACTTTAATTATGCCTTCCGGGCATACAAGAGCACAATTAGTGCATCCTGTACAGTTATCCTCCACCCTCACGATGTAGTGATACCCTTTAGTATTAATTTTTCGTGAAAGTTCCAGGGAGTTCTGAGGACAAGCTACTTTGCAAAGTTCGCATCCTTTGCATTTTTCGATATCAACGATGATATCTCCTTTTACCTTAGCCATTATGGTACCCCGTATTTTATTTAAAAACAAAAAAGGTTACCGGGAAATCAGTAACCTTTCATTCCAATTATATATCAGAAAGAATAATCATGGATGAGTTTAGATAATAAAGATTCATTTTTATTCTCTTGCATGTTTATCTGCGTGATAAGAACTCCTGACCAAAGGAGCGCTTTCGACGGCTCTGAAGCCCATTTTAAGCCCCTCGTCTTTGTACATTTTAAATTCTTCAGGAGTCACGTATCTGTCAATCGGCAGGTGCATCTTTGTAGGCTGCAGGTACTGTCCGATTGTTAAAATATCGCACTCGTGTTCTCTCAAGTCGTGCATTAGGCTTAAGACCTCTTCGGTGCGTTCGCCGATACCGACCATAATACCGCTTTTAGTTCTCAGGCCGCGGGCCTTAAACCATTTAATAAGTTCAAGGCTTCTTTCGTATTTCGCCTGGGGCCTGACGACGTGATAGAGGCGTTTTACGGTCTCAAGGTTATGGTTCAGTATATCGGGCGGATTTTTCATAATAATTTCAAAAGCTTCTTCTGAACCCTTAAAGTCGGGTATAAGGATTTCGACCGTACAGCCGGGCACTTTTTGGCGTATTAGGCGTACGGTTTCAGAGAAAATAGTTGAGCCGCCGTCTTTAAGTTCGTCACGGTTAACCGACGTAATAACGGCATGCCTGAGCTGAAGTGTTTCAACAGCCTCGGCGACGCGTCTTGGTTCATCCAGGTCGACCTGGTTTGGGAGCCCGAGTTTCACGTTACAGAATCCGCAGCTGCGTGTGCACGTGTCGCCCAGTATCATAAACGTGGCCGTACGGGCATTCCAGCACTCGCCCATGTTAGGGCATCTAGCTTCTTCGCAGACTGTATGGAGCTTTGAAGATCTCATTAAATGATGAACGTCCGAAAAATTCTCCCCTATAGGGAGCCTGACCTTCAGCCATTCAGGTTTCTTACCCAGCTCGTCTTTATCTTTTTCTACCGACTCTTTATAATTTTTTTGGTACTGATTTATTTTCTGATTCTGATTTGTCAAAGCGCTCAACCTTTCTATAAAACAGTTGCAGAGCACAATTACCCTACAAAAGAAGAATTACGGTAATAAATTTAAGCAAATTATTTAAACTAAAAAACGAATTCCGTAAAATTTAATTCGGAGAAAATTCCCGTTTGTTTAATTAAATTTCAAAAGAATCGAAGTTTTCCAAAGTATCCTTTATGAATTTAAGGAATTTTCCGCCCAGCATACCGTCTACAAGACGGTGGTCGTGGCTGAGGGATAAATAGAGCATGTGTCTTACTGCAATAGTATCAGTACCGTCGACTTCTAGAACGACCGGCTTTTTGGTAACAGTACCGACTCCCAGGATTGCGACTTCCGGCTGATTGATAATAGGCGTACCGAAGAGTGTTCCAAAAACGCCATAGTTGGTAATGCTGAAAGTGCCCGAGGAAATATCATCAGGAGTCAGTTTTTTAGTTCTGGCTTTATTACTTAAGTCAGCAATTGCCCTTGCCAGTCCAACAATGTTCTTTTCGTCAGCATTTTTAATATTCGGAACAATTAACCCGTTAGGCTCCACCGCGACGGCAAAACCGAGGTTAATGAACCTTTTTAGTACAATATTAGTGCCATCAATTGTGGAATTCAGGTACGGATACTCTTTTAATGCTTTAATGCAGGCATAAGCAATAAATGACATATACGTAAGCTTGATATTTTCTCTTTTTAGGAAATTATCTTTATTGTTTTTGATAAAATTGTGAATTTTTGTCACATCTGCCTCCACAACGGCAGTTACATGGACAGACGTATCGCGGCTTTTAACCATGTGGTACATGATTTTCTGCCGTATGTTATCCATTGGAATCATTTCTGTGTTTCCGCCTACTGGTGCAGGCTGAGGCAATGGAGCAGAGGGCTTTGGCCTTTCCCGTTCCTCCGGGGCTTTTGAGTAGTAGGCAGCATGGGGCTCCTGCCTAATCTCTTCAGCCGTTAAGGCGCGAGGCCTTGGGGCTTCAGTCTTTCCCCTTTTAGAAATATAGTCGAGGATATCCTTTTTTGTAACACGTCCTTCGATGCCTGAGCCTTTAAGTCTGTTTAATTCATCAAAGCCGACGTTTTCTTTCTGTGCGATATTGAGGACCAAAGGAGAATAAAACCTACCTCCTGATGTACCCATTCCTTCGGGTGCTCTTTCCGTTGGGGGTTCCTTATAGTACTCAACGACGGTTCCTGCCTCCTTTACAGATTCTTCGATCAGGGGGGCCGGAGTCTGGACCTCATCTTTTACTGGCGCTACAACAGGCTCTTCAACTCTTTCCCGTGCTGACTGTTGAACAACTCCTCCTGTAGTTGAAATTCTGGCTACAATTGTGCCCACTGAGACGGTCTCCTGTTCCTGAACCAGGATCTCGGCAAGGACGCCGTTTTCGGGAGACGGGATTTCAGTATCTACTTTATCTGTACTGATCTCAAAAAGGGTCTCATCTTTTTTAACCGTATCGCCCGGCTTTTTATGCCATTTGATTATTGTGCCTTCCATGACGGATTCGCCCATCTTGGGCATTGGTATATCAACGAGGCTTCCTCCTGCCTGTTTGGTGGAAGGAGTTTCCTTCTGCTGAGGCCTGGACACAGGCTGAGGGGGTTCTGCCGGGGGCTGCGGCTGCGCCGGGGCAGGCACGGCTTTGGAGGCCTCGGTTTCAATTACAGCCACCACGGTATCCGTCTGGACAGTTTCCTGTTCAAAGACCCTGATTTCGGAAAGGATTCCGTCTGCCGGGGAAGGTATTTCGGTATCGACCTTATCTGTAGAAATCTCGAAAATGATCTCGTCTTTTTTAACGGTATCCCCCTGCTTTTTATGCCATTTTATAATTGTGCCTTCGTTGACACTCTCCCCCATTTTAGGCATAACAACATCAATTTTCATTTCATCCCTCTTATAAATATTTATTCAATAAAAGTGCAAGCCGCCCTTCCAGGGCTCAAAAAATTGTGGGAGACATGTTCTTTTCTACTGACAAGTCATCCCTCCGGGATTCTTTAGCTTAGATCCTCCTCATCTGATTTAATAAGCCAGAATTTCCTTTAATGATTTATAGATCCTCTGCCTGGTCGGGAGGACCGTATTCTCGAGGTTCGGGTGATACGGTACGTGTGTATCCATGGCTGCAATTCTTTTTACAGGCCCGTCCAGGTACTGGAAGCATCTGTCGGCAATGCGGGCCGCAATTTCGGCACCGAAGCCCCCGGTCAGCATATCCTCATGCACAATAACGGCTTTACTGGTCTTTTTAACGGATTCAAAAATCGCATTTTCATCCAGCGGGTTAATTGTACGGATGTCAATTAACTCAACCGAGTAGCCCTCTTCTTCCAGTTTGGAAGCCGCAAAATTCGATTCGTGCACCATTGCGCCGTATGTAATAACGCTTACGTCTGTTCCTTCCCTTACAGTCCTGGCCTTGCCGAAAGGAAGAAGGTAGTTTGCATCGGGTTCAGGCACGGTTGAATAGCTCTGGCGGTAGAGCCCCTTATGCTCCAGGAAAAGGACGGGGTCATTCAGCCTTAAGGCAGTCTTAAGAAGCCCTTTTGCATCGGCGGCATTTGAAGGGTAAGCTATGTATAGCCCCGGCATATGGGCAAAGAAGCCTTCAATATTCTGGCTATGGTAAAGACCGCCATGAATAAAGCCCCCTACTGCCACGCGCGTTACGACGGGAGCCTCCCAGAAGTTATTTGAGCGGTAGCGGTATGTAACCATTTCATCGCGGAACTGCATGAATGCGGGCCATATATAGTCCCCGAACTGGATTTCCACTACGGGCTTAAGTCCCGAGAGTGCCATACCTATAGCAACACCCACAATGCTTGCCTCGGCAAGAGGCGAGTTAAAGACCCTGTCAGTTCCGAACTGCGTGGAAAGGCCTTTTGTTGCAGAAAAGACGCCTCCTTTGAGGTCTGCCACGTCTTCGCCGAAAAGGTAGATCTTATCGTTTCTTTCCATTTCCTCTCGCAGAGCGTGGTTAATTGCGTCAACCATCACGACGGGCTTTCCGGAGGGCTTGGTTTTCTCGTAGTCCAGGCGGTCTTTTTTGCCGCTTTCGTCGTAAACGTAATGGGCCGCGGTTTCAGCTTTCGGGTCGGGGCGGCTCATAGCCCAGACCGAGGCCTCCTCGATATGGTTATTGACCTCTTTTTTCAGCTCGTTAAAGGCAAGTTCCGTAAGGACGCCTCTTTTTATTAAAAACTGTGAGAACTTTTCAATAGGGTCACGTTTTGAGTCCGTTTCTATTTCCAGGAGGTCGCGGTATTTTTTCTGGTCGTCAGAAGATGAATGGGAAAGGAGCCTGATGCATTCGGCTTCAATTAAAGCGGGGCCTTTGCCCTGTCTTGCGTACTTAAAAGCCGTCTGAGCCGCGGCATGCATGGCAAGGAAGTCGGTTCCTTCCACTCTTAGCCTGAGCAGGTTTTCATAGCCTTTCATCATCTCGGAAATTGAGTTATCCTTTCCTCCCGACTGCTGGCTTACGGGTACAGAAATGGCGTATTTGTTATTTTCAATTACAAATACTACCGGGAGCTTTTCTCGGCTTGCCCAGTTGACGGCCTCGTGGAATTCACCCTGGCTTGTTGTACCTTCGCCGCTTGAGACGTAGACCACGGCGCCTGAGTTTGTGCGGACACTGGCAAGGGCTGTTCCAACGGCCTGAAGGAACTGTGTTCCTGTTGGGCTTGACTGTGTGGGGATATTGAACTCCTTATGGCCCCAGTGGCAGGGCATCTGGCGCCCTCCGGTCATAGGGTCATCAGCCTTAGCCAGCATAGCCAGGAAGACCTCTTCTGGTTTAATTCCCACGGCCAGTGAGAACGCCAGGTCGCGGTAGTAGGGATAAGCCCAGTCGAGTCCTTTTCTCATAGCTAGGCCGCAGGCCACCTGAACTGCCTCATGGCCTGCTCCGGCGATATGGAAAAAAGACTTCCCCTGTTTAAGCAGGGTCATTGATTTCATGTCGATCTGCCTGGAGGTATACATCAGCCTGAGGGCGTTCATAAGCTCGTCCTTTGTAAGCCCTCCAAAGGTATCGCTCTTACCGGTCGGGCCTTCCGGTTTAATCTCGGCATCAACTATATTATCAGCAACTATGACATCTTTTTTAGTCATTGCACCCTCTTTTCATTGCATTTATGCATAATTAAATATTTTTTAGACAAACTATTTATTCACAATACAAGCAGAAAGTCCATAACCGCCTGTTGTGAAGTAATATACAAAACATAAGGCTTA from the Ignavibacteria bacterium genome contains:
- a CDS encoding TonB-dependent receptor translates to MKKYTILFFVFVLLISGSLSAQNFQRGNGQFNAAGTISGSIIDSVTSKPIEYATISVMRNNDPKVITGSISDIQGKFIVEKVPFGPFKVKISFMGYNTLTKDSVIITPQRLSVNLGVIKISQKSVQLKGVEVTAQKGAVEFAIDKMVVNVEKTLPAAGGSVIDVLKNTPSVSVDMDNNVSLRGNTNLTILLDGHPSGVTDSKMLEQIPASAIEKIEVVTNPSAKYDADGTAGIINLIMKKQAEMNWNGMIQANAGTRDNYGSSVNLNFRQNKWNIFGSYDNRFNTRGMSATLDRRTTLAEGTSSMHQEMNGRSGGFSHNLKLGADYSINEQNSLNTTLLFNLGGGNFNHSAVSVNDGLLPGSSVTGYTTRNHSESNGQSLDYTLDYKKKFDKPDEELTADFYFSKSINSDSTDRDILNTYMAQNLSAGPEKQNTYSDNSNRLISFKTDFVSPVGEAGKFESGYKVIFRERNLNYNVENYDYSVNNWVNDRSQSNAFLYKEQIHAAYVMYSGQINKFKFQTGLRLEEALTRSVQQTLNNEYKKDYFSFIPTIHLSQELSEGQELKLSYSRRLNRPPLQMINPFIRYMDPQNAWAGNPYLKPEYTDSYEFGHNLIVNQSSLFSNVFYRRVHDNINQFTDLNENNVTVSTFRNIAGVTSYGIEFNGYTSLFKWWTLNGGYSYYGTKFDPNTPGLSNTSTSRVWNARLTSMIMLGWDMDLQFNCFYMSKNVTPQGNSKGMFFSDLGLKKSFLERKLSVSLRVNDVFNAMRFRNETLGTNFSAVNNFKPQSQIFTLSFQYNINNYSPNRDRRPEDDNGAREYENVGQNR
- a CDS encoding carboxypeptidase-like regulatory domain-containing protein, whose translation is MKIAFFTLCLLSSCIMAQTGYTLSGRVFDDASGRPLANVNVYLSNSLLGAMSNDSGYYKISGIHEGQYEVVASLIGYNTKSQVMYFDNARQQKKDFKMSPATYVLEGISVTAEDPKEWRNNYNLFRGLFLGKSSFAEECEIENKELIDLKWESFDILKAKAKVPVTIINNALGYRLNCILEDFTWDRANQMVNYIVKPGFSLLAPKSPQDTLKWKQNRMKAYELSTERFLQSLIENDYFEKGYRIYLDQYPKAQNYAGMSSERINADDLIYKSSRSKGDEYTLKFKGFLRIEYNHETTWLRMLYPEITMDSKGNVKELIPFQVFGAWSHTGIANMLPQYFIAE
- a CDS encoding 2-oxoacid:ferredoxin oxidoreductase subunit gamma, with product MTEEIIIAGFGGQGVLSMGQILCYSGVMEDKEVSWMPSYGPEMRGGTANCITIISDTPISSPILTKFDTVIALNQPSLDKFESAVKPGGLLIYEASTILNPPTRKDIDVLPIEAANEATKMNNSKIMNMIVLGAFLKKKPIIAMDNILKGLKKVLPERYHHLIPLNEQALRRGMELAESVSAAV
- a CDS encoding 2-oxoglutarate oxidoreductase is translated as MNEKTMLEESTLDAAANEEVICCPENVVYEKPDTLTDTPMHYCPGCGHGVAHKLIAEVIDELGIQSQTVGVAPVGCAVFAYNYLNIDMQEAAHGRASAVATGIKRVLPEKFVFSYQGDGDLAAIGTAETIHTCNRGENILIVFINNGIYGMTGGQMAPTTLPGMKSTTSPYGRDVETMGNPLKITDIVATLPGVYYATRCAVNTPNNVRKAKKAITKSFEYQKLNKGLCFVEIVSNCPSNWKMTPSQANKWLEENMLPYYPLGELKVPNDKEK
- a CDS encoding 3-methyl-2-oxobutanoate dehydrogenase subunit VorB, translating into MKELKLMKGNEALAEAVIRSGCDAYFGYPITPQSEVLEYLSAEANKRTGMIVLQAESEVASINMVYGAAGTGKLAMTSSSSPGISLMQEGISYIACAELPCLIVNVMRGGPGLGTIQPSQGDYFQAVKGGGHGDYKMIVLAPSTVQEMVDYVRLSFELAFKWKNPVMLLADGALGQMMEKVEFFEQQPRKTKVEPWATVGKPKDRERNIITSLHIQPDKMEEINLHLQKKYKAIEEEEIRFEAINCEDADIILTAFGLVARICQKAAQLAKEKGIKVGVFRPQTLFPFPYEALSKLSSSPKLKGILDVEMNAGQMVEDVRLAVNGKTRVEFHGRMGGVVPSPEEVLAKIEEKFVGELV
- a CDS encoding ferredoxin family protein, with the translated sequence MAKVKGDIIVDIEKCKGCELCKVACPQNSLELSRKINTKGYHYIVRVEDNCTGCTNCALVCPEGIIKVYRKTLNKKEPVAIITNVTNDITVTVQQ
- the lipA gene encoding lipoyl synthase yields the protein MNQYQKNYKESVEKDKDELGKKPEWLKVRLPIGENFSDVHHLMRSSKLHTVCEEARCPNMGECWNARTATFMILGDTCTRSCGFCNVKLGLPNQVDLDEPRRVAEAVETLQLRHAVITSVNRDELKDGGSTIFSETVRLIRQKVPGCTVEILIPDFKGSEEAFEIIMKNPPDILNHNLETVKRLYHVVRPQAKYERSLELIKWFKARGLRTKSGIMVGIGERTEEVLSLMHDLREHECDILTIGQYLQPTKMHLPIDRYVTPEEFKMYKDEGLKMGFRAVESAPLVRSSYHADKHARE
- the sucB gene encoding 2-oxoglutarate dehydrogenase, E2 component, dihydrolipoamide succinyltransferase, with amino-acid sequence MKIDVVMPKMGESVNEGTIIKWHKKQGDTVKKDEIIFEISTDKVDTEIPSPADGILSEIRVFEQETVQTDTVVAVIETEASKAVPAPAQPQPPAEPPQPVSRPQQKETPSTKQAGGSLVDIPMPKMGESVMEGTIIKWHKKPGDTVKKDETLFEISTDKVDTEIPSPENGVLAEILVQEQETVSVGTIVARISTTGGVVQQSARERVEEPVVAPVKDEVQTPAPLIEESVKEAGTVVEYYKEPPTERAPEGMGTSGGRFYSPLVLNIAQKENVGFDELNRLKGSGIEGRVTKKDILDYISKRGKTEAPRPRALTAEEIRQEPHAAYYSKAPEERERPKPSAPLPQPAPVGGNTEMIPMDNIRQKIMYHMVKSRDTSVHVTAVVEADVTKIHNFIKNNKDNFLKRENIKLTYMSFIAYACIKALKEYPYLNSTIDGTNIVLKRFINLGFAVAVEPNGLIVPNIKNADEKNIVGLARAIADLSNKARTKKLTPDDISSGTFSITNYGVFGTLFGTPIINQPEVAILGVGTVTKKPVVLEVDGTDTIAVRHMLYLSLSHDHRLVDGMLGGKFLKFIKDTLENFDSFEI